Proteins encoded within one genomic window of Formosa agariphila KMM 3901:
- a CDS encoding beta-xylosidase: MKKLWLMGLLLASFFTTVAQNNAQTKSNSDEEIDKKVATLISQMTLDEKIAEMTQDAPANERLGIPSMKYGEALHGLWLVLDYYGNTTVYPQAVAAASTWEPELIKKMASQTAREARALGVTHCYSPNLDVYAGDARYGRVEESYGEDPYLVSRMGVAFIEGLQGTGEEQFDENHVIATAKHFVGYPENRRGINGGFSDMSERRLREVYLPPFEAAVKEAGVGSVMPGHQDFNGVPCHMNTWLLKDILRDELGFDGFIVSDNNDVGRLETMHFIAENRTEAAILGLKAGVDMDLVIGKNVELATYHTNILKDTILKNPALMKYIDQATSRILTAKYKLGLFDAKPKKIDTETVETGTDEHREFALELAEKSIIMLKNDNNLLPLDVSKIKSLAVIGPNAHEERPKKGTYKLLGGYSGLPPYYVSVLDGLKKKVGEHVKINYAKGCDIDSFSKEGFPEAISAAKNSDAVVLVVGSSHKTCGEGGDRADLDLYGVQKELVEAIHKTGKPVIVVLINGRPLSINYIAENIPSILETWYGGMRAGDAVANVIFGDVNPGGKLTMSFPRDVGQVPVTYLERPDFIGSGKGQYRFSDKTPLFPFGFGLSYTTFKYGTPKLDNTSIAANGTTTVSVEVTNTGKVTGDEVVQMYVRDDYASVGRYLKMLKGFKRITLKPGETKTVSFKLGFDELNILNQDLKKVVEPGTFTISVGASSKADDLKTVSLTVK, encoded by the coding sequence ATGAAAAAATTATGGCTAATGGGGCTTTTATTAGCTTCATTTTTTACAACAGTAGCACAAAATAATGCGCAAACAAAATCTAATTCTGATGAAGAAATAGATAAAAAGGTAGCCACATTAATAAGTCAAATGACTTTAGACGAAAAGATTGCAGAAATGACGCAGGATGCTCCGGCCAATGAGCGATTGGGAATACCTAGTATGAAATATGGAGAAGCATTACACGGATTATGGCTAGTACTTGATTATTACGGTAACACAACTGTTTACCCACAAGCAGTAGCTGCTGCCTCAACTTGGGAGCCCGAATTAATTAAGAAAATGGCATCGCAAACAGCACGTGAGGCGCGTGCTTTGGGGGTTACACATTGTTATTCTCCTAATTTAGATGTTTACGCTGGAGATGCGCGTTATGGTCGGGTTGAAGAATCTTATGGTGAAGATCCTTATCTGGTGTCGCGAATGGGGGTAGCCTTTATTGAAGGTTTACAGGGTACAGGTGAAGAACAATTTGATGAAAACCATGTCATTGCAACGGCAAAACATTTTGTGGGATATCCAGAAAATCGACGTGGTATAAATGGAGGATTTAGCGACATGTCCGAACGTCGTTTGCGCGAGGTATATCTTCCGCCTTTCGAGGCAGCAGTAAAAGAAGCAGGCGTAGGTTCTGTTATGCCAGGACACCAAGATTTTAATGGAGTCCCTTGTCATATGAATACCTGGTTGTTAAAAGATATTTTAAGGGATGAATTAGGTTTTGATGGTTTTATTGTGTCTGATAATAATGATGTAGGACGATTGGAAACGATGCATTTTATTGCTGAAAATAGAACCGAAGCAGCTATTTTAGGATTAAAAGCAGGGGTAGATATGGATTTAGTTATAGGGAAGAACGTTGAATTGGCAACATATCATACCAATATTTTGAAGGATACCATTTTGAAAAACCCAGCATTGATGAAATACATAGATCAAGCTACATCGCGTATTTTAACCGCAAAATATAAATTGGGTTTGTTTGATGCGAAACCCAAAAAAATCGATACAGAAACTGTTGAAACAGGGACCGATGAGCATCGCGAATTTGCATTAGAACTTGCGGAAAAATCTATTATTATGCTTAAAAATGATAATAATCTCTTACCACTTGATGTATCAAAAATAAAATCTTTGGCCGTTATTGGTCCTAATGCTCACGAAGAACGCCCTAAAAAGGGAACCTATAAACTTTTGGGTGGCTATTCTGGTTTACCCCCATATTATGTTTCAGTTTTAGATGGTTTAAAGAAAAAAGTAGGGGAACATGTAAAAATAAATTACGCTAAAGGTTGCGATATTGATAGTTTCTCAAAAGAAGGATTCCCTGAAGCTATTTCTGCAGCAAAAAATTCCGACGCGGTTGTTTTAGTTGTAGGGAGCTCTCATAAAACCTGCGGTGAAGGTGGCGATCGTGCCGATCTTGATTTATATGGTGTTCAAAAAGAGTTAGTAGAAGCCATTCATAAAACTGGAAAACCTGTTATTGTTGTGCTTATTAATGGTCGTCCATTGAGTATAAATTACATAGCTGAAAATATACCATCTATACTAGAAACCTGGTATGGCGGCATGAGAGCTGGTGATGCTGTAGCCAATGTCATTTTTGGAGATGTAAACCCAGGAGGTAAATTAACGATGTCTTTTCCGCGTGATGTAGGACAGGTACCAGTAACCTATTTGGAGCGTCCAGACTTTATAGGTTCTGGAAAAGGGCAGTATCGATTTAGTGATAAAACACCATTATTTCCATTTGGATTTGGTTTAAGTTATACCACTTTTAAATACGGAACCCCTAAGCTAGACAACACAAGTATAGCCGCTAATGGGACTACCACGGTTTCTGTAGAAGTTACCAATACAGGGAAAGTTACAGGAGACGAAGTGGTGCAAATGTATGTGCGCGATGATTATGCTTCCGTTGGGCGTTACCTTAAAATGCTGAAAGGATTTAAGCGTATAACTTTAAAACCGGGTGAAACTAAAACCGTTAGTTTTAAATTAGGTTTTGATGAACTAAATATTTTGAATCAAGATTTGAAGAAGGTTGTAGAACCTGGAACGTTTACTATTTCGGTAGGAGCGTCCTCTAAAGCTGATGATTTAAAAACAGTGTCGTTAACTGTAAAATAA
- a CDS encoding RagB/SusD family nutrient uptake outer membrane protein, translating to MKIQNIIVYVFLIFSCFSCEEFLEEDPRALIAPETFYQSESDVRQAVVGLYSILKNNSIYGQLGLDLFYDNGADIIEPNRSTNVVEPLGNYSLNEAIADVSVQKMSVSDTWKDLYRVIYNANIILDNVDGNDAISEEAQIDIMAEVKFIRALCYWHIVNLWGDAPFYTEPLVLEEIRVLGRTDEDTILSTVVSDLQYAQVHLASVYPEEDRGRASKWAAAIVEAKIHMQEQNWQAGLNKCMEIISQSPHSLLGNYADVFNPNNEYNSEIIWSLDFAKDIRGQFEEGTLGADGSFPSVFGNGNWRPSMFAPRLRDEPKNSSERNALAAALQANGEAFNGTGLQVASKDFAGKFPRNDYRRALNIVDNYLGFDLNFPYMAKIWNLDVDNSPRFNHSDNRIVFRLADVYLMAAECENELNGPANAFQYINKVRERAFATQTEWELKGLDQQGFREAIYDERKWELAGECHRRYDLIRWGILLDVVQDLEYRFWTPNTNIRPYHVKLPIPLQELQVNPVLLESDATNNGYR from the coding sequence ATGAAAATTCAAAATATAATAGTATATGTCTTCTTAATATTTTCATGCTTTAGCTGTGAAGAATTTTTAGAAGAAGATCCAAGAGCTTTAATTGCTCCAGAAACGTTTTATCAGTCAGAATCCGATGTGCGTCAAGCAGTTGTAGGATTGTATAGTATTTTAAAAAATAACTCTATTTATGGTCAACTAGGCTTAGACCTATTTTATGATAATGGTGCCGATATTATAGAGCCCAACCGTTCTACCAATGTTGTAGAACCTTTAGGTAACTATTCTTTAAATGAAGCGATAGCAGATGTTTCAGTTCAAAAAATGAGTGTTTCAGACACTTGGAAAGATTTGTATAGAGTTATCTATAATGCCAATATTATTTTAGATAATGTAGACGGTAACGATGCCATTTCTGAAGAAGCACAAATTGATATTATGGCTGAAGTTAAGTTTATTCGTGCCTTATGTTATTGGCATATTGTTAATCTGTGGGGAGATGCTCCATTTTATACAGAGCCTTTAGTACTAGAGGAAATCAGGGTGTTAGGTAGAACAGATGAAGATACCATATTAAGTACAGTGGTATCAGATTTACAATATGCTCAAGTGCATTTAGCTTCTGTATACCCAGAAGAAGACCGAGGTCGAGCTTCTAAATGGGCGGCAGCAATAGTTGAAGCGAAAATTCATATGCAAGAGCAAAACTGGCAAGCTGGTTTAAATAAATGCATGGAAATTATTAGTCAATCACCACATAGTTTATTAGGTAATTATGCAGATGTATTCAATCCAAATAACGAATATAATTCTGAAATTATCTGGTCCTTAGATTTTGCGAAAGATATTCGCGGACAGTTTGAAGAAGGAACTTTAGGAGCAGATGGTAGTTTTCCTAGCGTATTTGGTAATGGAAATTGGAGACCAAGTATGTTTGCACCACGACTAAGAGATGAACCAAAAAACTCTAGTGAAAGAAATGCCTTGGCAGCAGCACTACAAGCTAATGGAGAGGCTTTTAACGGGACAGGATTACAAGTGGCATCTAAAGATTTTGCAGGAAAATTTCCAAGAAATGACTATAGAAGAGCTTTAAATATTGTAGATAATTATTTGGGGTTCGACTTAAATTTTCCTTATATGGCTAAAATTTGGAATTTAGATGTAGACAATTCTCCACGTTTTAATCATAGCGATAACAGAATTGTGTTTCGTTTAGCCGATGTTTATTTAATGGCGGCAGAGTGTGAAAATGAGTTAAACGGTCCAGCCAACGCCTTCCAATATATTAATAAAGTTAGGGAACGTGCTTTTGCAACTCAGACAGAATGGGAACTTAAAGGCTTAGACCAACAAGGATTTAGAGAAGCTATTTACGATGAAAGAAAATGGGAGCTTGCAGGCGAATGTCACAGAAGATACGATTTAATTAGATGGGGAATTTTGTTAGATGTGGTTCAGGATTTGGAATACCGGTTCTGGACTCCTAATACCAATATCAGACCATATCATGTTAAATTACCAATTCCATTACAAGAATTACAGGTAAATCCTGTGCTATTAGAATCAGATGCAACTAACAATGGGTATAGGTAA
- a CDS encoding SusC/RagA family TonB-linked outer membrane protein translates to MNSKIKLFCRFNKTCLVVMLLMFCYSSLHAQIISGTVSAEGQVLPGAAVIIKGSTKGTSTDFDGYYTIEAQASDVLVFSYVGYANKEVTVGTNTQIDVALEADNTLDEVVVIGYGTQRKSDLTGSVSSVSAEDVNVNPVSRVDQALQGRAAGVQVTQTSGAPGAASVIRVRGGNSITGSNEPLWVIDGIVVGTNFNLNNINSNDIKSIEILKDASSIAIYGSRGANGVVLVTTKTGTGAGSSKPEVSANIYTSMQMVPELPKMLSQAEQIAYTNESAAFRGAAIPFPNDPSTYPNNDWFDLLLGPAPIYNADVSITGASENVSYYTSLNYFNQEGIVKTSGIEKYIFRSNLDIRLSDKLKTGFRVNYSYIDQQNGLVGYGNAIATLPTQPIYNEDGSYNGFDEVVGSPWSNPIANMALNTNETFRNNFLGSFYIDYSPSEKWIIRSTFSPDFDNSKQNRFTSSQSPNLLYLGEGGNASVRTVNTKGWNNENTIQYQSEIGENHRITALGGASFQKVSTEIVESEAFGITNDATGFNNLSNSDPTRNILTSDYSGFQIASFFGRLNYAYKDKYLLTLVGRTDGSSVFSDDNKYEFYPSIAAAWKISEEGFMQNQETFGELKLRASYGKSGNQAIDPYRTKGLLVEANTTLNGIQQTGLTLGRPSNPNLTWETTNSLDIALEASMFNGRVFAELNYYYKKTNDLLLDVTIPKQTGFNSQLQNVGSLENKGWEFSLNTTNVRTDNFNWKSTLMLSSNKNKILDLGGVDFIDLVVDELLGSGNTRLIVGESVPVFTGVKFLGTWKSQEEIDASGLRDPQVVGGAKYHDENGDGIISTDDAVVLGSPLPDLIFGFENTLSYKNLDFSFYFQGTQGNEVYNLRMRNHYFNRGEFTKFAEVADRWTPENPTSDIPRAGGDSVTGTPPNSAYVEDGSHIRLKTVRLAYNMPVDKMGMDGVKNATVYLTGTNLLLWSDFRLIDPEGSNFGRNGIGNIAQGYNDGSYPNPRTITLGLNVTF, encoded by the coding sequence ATGAATTCTAAAATTAAATTGTTTTGTCGGTTTAATAAAACTTGTTTAGTAGTGATGCTTCTCATGTTTTGTTATTCGTCTTTACATGCTCAAATAATTTCTGGTACGGTCTCAGCCGAGGGCCAAGTACTACCAGGGGCAGCTGTAATTATAAAAGGGTCAACTAAAGGAACTAGTACCGATTTTGATGGCTATTATACTATTGAAGCACAGGCATCAGATGTTCTTGTTTTCTCTTATGTGGGCTATGCTAATAAAGAAGTTACAGTGGGTACCAATACTCAAATAGATGTTGCTCTAGAGGCAGATAACACGCTTGATGAAGTGGTAGTAATTGGGTATGGAACACAAAGAAAATCAGATTTAACCGGATCTGTTTCTAGTGTGAGTGCCGAAGATGTAAATGTAAACCCTGTATCTAGAGTAGATCAAGCTTTACAAGGAAGAGCTGCCGGGGTGCAAGTCACTCAAACTAGTGGAGCGCCAGGAGCGGCATCTGTGATTAGGGTTAGAGGAGGAAATTCTATAACAGGTAGCAATGAACCATTATGGGTTATTGATGGTATTGTGGTAGGAACTAATTTCAATTTAAATAATATTAATAGTAATGATATTAAATCAATTGAGATTTTAAAAGATGCGTCTTCTATTGCTATTTATGGTTCTAGAGGGGCAAATGGTGTAGTGTTAGTAACCACAAAAACTGGAACAGGAGCAGGGTCTAGTAAACCAGAGGTTAGTGCTAATATTTATACAAGTATGCAAATGGTGCCAGAATTACCTAAAATGTTGTCTCAGGCAGAACAAATTGCGTATACCAATGAAAGTGCTGCGTTTCGTGGAGCTGCGATTCCTTTTCCAAACGACCCTTCTACGTATCCAAATAACGATTGGTTCGATTTATTATTAGGACCAGCACCCATTTATAATGCAGATGTATCTATAACCGGTGCAAGCGAAAATGTAAGTTATTATACCTCTTTAAATTATTTTAATCAAGAAGGTATTGTTAAAACTTCAGGTATAGAGAAGTATATTTTTAGGTCTAATTTAGATATAAGGTTAAGCGACAAATTAAAAACAGGGTTTAGAGTGAACTATTCATATATCGACCAACAAAATGGACTTGTAGGATATGGAAATGCTATTGCAACCTTGCCTACTCAACCTATCTATAATGAAGATGGATCTTATAATGGTTTCGATGAGGTTGTAGGATCGCCTTGGTCTAACCCTATAGCGAACATGGCTTTAAATACTAATGAAACGTTTAGAAATAATTTTTTAGGGTCGTTTTACATCGATTATAGTCCATCAGAAAAATGGATTATTCGTTCAACCTTTAGTCCAGATTTTGACAATTCTAAACAAAATCGATTTACCTCTAGTCAAAGTCCAAATCTATTATATCTAGGTGAGGGTGGAAATGCAAGTGTAAGAACAGTAAATACTAAAGGATGGAATAATGAAAACACCATACAATACCAATCTGAAATTGGAGAAAATCATAGAATAACTGCTTTAGGAGGGGCCTCTTTTCAGAAGGTGTCTACAGAAATTGTAGAATCTGAAGCATTTGGTATTACTAACGATGCAACAGGATTTAACAACTTAAGTAATTCCGATCCTACTAGAAATATACTAACTAGTGATTATAGTGGGTTTCAGATTGCATCGTTTTTCGGCCGTTTAAATTATGCTTATAAAGATAAATACTTACTTACTCTAGTAGGAAGAACCGATGGGAGTTCGGTATTTTCAGACGATAATAAATATGAGTTCTATCCATCTATAGCCGCCGCATGGAAAATCTCTGAAGAAGGTTTTATGCAAAACCAAGAAACCTTTGGCGAACTTAAATTAAGAGCGAGTTATGGTAAATCGGGTAACCAAGCAATCGATCCCTACAGAACTAAAGGATTATTAGTAGAAGCGAATACAACTTTAAATGGAATTCAGCAAACAGGTTTAACTTTAGGAAGACCTTCTAATCCTAATCTAACGTGGGAAACTACAAATTCACTAGACATTGCTTTAGAAGCTTCTATGTTTAACGGAAGAGTATTTGCCGAATTAAATTATTACTATAAAAAAACCAACGATTTACTGTTAGATGTTACTATTCCTAAACAAACAGGATTTAATAGTCAGCTTCAAAATGTAGGATCGTTAGAAAATAAAGGATGGGAATTTAGTTTAAATACTACCAATGTTCGTACCGATAATTTTAATTGGAAATCAACTTTAATGTTGTCATCAAACAAAAATAAAATTTTAGATCTGGGTGGCGTAGACTTTATCGATCTTGTTGTAGACGAACTCCTAGGATCAGGTAATACTCGTTTAATAGTAGGAGAGTCGGTTCCTGTATTTACAGGAGTAAAGTTTTTAGGAACTTGGAAAAGCCAAGAAGAAATTGATGCCTCTGGTTTAAGAGATCCACAGGTTGTAGGAGGTGCAAAATATCATGACGAAAATGGAGATGGTATCATTTCTACAGACGATGCCGTGGTTTTAGGAAGTCCTTTACCAGATCTTATCTTCGGTTTTGAAAATACTTTAAGTTATAAGAATCTTGATTTTTCGTTTTATTTTCAAGGAACTCAGGGTAACGAAGTCTACAACTTAAGAATGCGAAATCATTATTTTAATCGTGGTGAGTTTACAAAATTCGCAGAAGTTGCAGATCGCTGGACCCCAGAAAACCCTACTTCAGATATTCCAAGAGCAGGAGGAGATTCGGTAACAGGAACACCGCCTAACTCTGCTTATGTTGAAGACGGATCTCATATACGACTTAAAACAGTGAGATTAGCTTATAATATGCCAGTAGATAAAATGGGAATGGATGGGGTTAAAAATGCCACAGTGTATTTAACAGGAACTAATTTATTACTGTGGTCTGATTTCAGATTAATCGATCCTGAAGGTAGTAATTTCGGACGAAATGGTATTGGGAATATCGCTCAAGGATACAACGACGGATCTTACCCAAATCCTAGAACGATTACACTTGGTTTAAACGTAACATTTTAA